The following are encoded together in the Hyalangium minutum genome:
- a CDS encoding ExbD/TolR family protein, producing the protein MAGGAAENEDEITGINVTPLVDVVLVLLIIFMVTANFIVRETVEVDLPRAANGGETVQGLVNVVLDKEGKLFFDGTEVREDELSRKISEAVSKDKDTRAIISADQSLPYGRVMHLIDVVKGQGIAKFALNIEKDVAPEATRL; encoded by the coding sequence ATGGCCGGCGGAGCCGCGGAGAACGAGGACGAGATCACCGGCATCAACGTCACGCCGTTGGTGGACGTCGTCCTGGTGCTGCTCATCATCTTCATGGTGACGGCCAACTTCATCGTTCGCGAGACGGTCGAGGTGGATCTGCCTCGCGCCGCCAACGGCGGAGAGACGGTGCAGGGGCTCGTCAACGTGGTGCTCGACAAGGAAGGCAAGCTGTTCTTCGACGGCACCGAGGTCCGTGAGGACGAGCTGTCGAGGAAGATCAGCGAGGCGGTGTCCAAGGACAAGGACACGCGCGCCATCATCAGCGCGGACCAGTCGCTGCCCTATGGCCGGGTCATGCACCTCATCGACGTGGTGAAGGGCCAGGGCATCGCGAAGTTCGCCCTCAACATCGAGAAGGACGTGGCCCCCGAGGCCACGCGGCTGTGA
- a CDS encoding CPCC family cysteine-rich protein: MSRFLPQSPLRRTSMQRDALIRLIAREFVARRPPHEKLSELDAYWHWDEDSDGWQRLPGSVREEMLRRPDSPPKLWRSTYDAFFEFLEEDARRIVRNEALLEEARVLGVEVDSVEGQPAPAEPCPCCGFRTFLWRGEYDICPVCMWEDDREQDAFSDGPERLARFSSPNHMTRAEYRDAYEAHREEDLRSGDPERLRKYERFLR, encoded by the coding sequence GTGTCCCGCTTCCTGCCGCAATCACCGCTCCGGAGGACCTCCATGCAGCGCGACGCGCTCATTCGCTTGATTGCTCGAGAGTTCGTCGCCCGCCGGCCTCCCCACGAGAAGCTGTCGGAGCTGGACGCGTACTGGCACTGGGACGAGGACTCCGACGGTTGGCAGCGGCTCCCCGGGTCGGTGCGCGAAGAGATGCTCCGGCGTCCCGACTCCCCGCCCAAGCTGTGGCGCTCCACCTATGACGCCTTCTTCGAGTTCCTCGAGGAAGATGCGCGGCGGATCGTCCGCAACGAGGCCCTGCTCGAGGAGGCGCGGGTGCTCGGCGTGGAGGTGGATTCCGTCGAAGGCCAGCCCGCTCCCGCGGAGCCGTGTCCGTGCTGCGGCTTCCGCACGTTCCTCTGGCGCGGCGAGTACGACATCTGCCCGGTATGCATGTGGGAGGACGATCGCGAGCAGGATGCCTTCAGCGACGGTCCCGAGCGGCTCGCGCGCTTCAGCTCACCCAACCACATGACGCGCGCGGAGTACCGAGACGCCTACGAGGCCCACCGCGAGGAGGATCTGCGCTCGGGCGACCCCGAGCGTCTCCGCAAGTACGAGCGCTTCCTGCGTTAG
- a CDS encoding TetR/AcrR family transcriptional regulator — translation MRLTKEQAAQNRRDILEAAGRLFRERGFEGVGIADLMKAAGFTHGGFYNHFPSKQALAAEMCSEAFQRSNSKLAEELEQAPDEALRGFVEHYLSPEHRDDPAQGCTLAALAADTGRQPQEVQESVAKGLEEVIQLIAANLTQALPEPRTAGKTSPRERAIQLMSEVVGGLILARAVAAANPEFSDEILEANLRKLIK, via the coding sequence ATGCGACTCACCAAGGAGCAGGCGGCCCAGAACCGGCGGGACATCCTCGAGGCAGCGGGGCGGCTCTTCCGCGAGCGCGGGTTCGAGGGGGTGGGCATCGCGGACCTGATGAAGGCGGCGGGCTTCACCCATGGGGGTTTCTACAACCACTTTCCCTCCAAGCAGGCGCTCGCGGCGGAGATGTGCTCGGAGGCCTTCCAGCGCTCGAACTCCAAGCTGGCAGAGGAGCTGGAGCAGGCTCCGGACGAAGCGCTGAGGGGCTTCGTGGAGCACTACCTGTCACCTGAGCACCGGGACGATCCCGCGCAGGGCTGCACCCTGGCCGCGCTGGCGGCCGACACTGGGCGTCAGCCCCAAGAGGTCCAGGAGAGCGTCGCCAAGGGCCTGGAGGAAGTGATCCAGCTCATCGCCGCGAACCTCACCCAGGCCCTCCCTGAGCCGCGTACCGCAGGGAAGACCTCGCCACGGGAGCGAGCCATCCAGTTGATGAGCGAGGTGGTTGGCGGGCTGATCCTGGCGCGAGCGGTCGCGGCCGCCAACCCTGAGTTCTCCGATGAGATTCTCGAGGCCAACCTGCGCAAGCTGATCAAGTGA
- a CDS encoding energy transducer TonB — MSQRVLDSGALYLPRRDGSRWLVGFVAGSLALHGSALWILNAQPRGRSEPQRPVELVMVEVQRPPPPPEVKEEPKPEPPKPRAVPRPPPVKVAVAPRPLPPPPVDAPPPPNDAPPPTKTAPLVVGISMSSTTSAGGFGAPVGNTLYGRTADKALEAKEVKAYSAPKYTPIYQVDSEPRLANEVKIPYPEEARRAGIEGTVTLSITIDPEGRVVAARVVSGPGYGLNEAARDAILRFRFKPAIKGGEAVSTEMKYSYTFLLD, encoded by the coding sequence ATGAGTCAGAGGGTCCTCGACAGCGGCGCGCTGTACCTCCCACGGCGGGACGGCTCCCGGTGGCTGGTGGGCTTCGTGGCCGGCTCGCTCGCGCTGCATGGGTCGGCGCTGTGGATTCTCAACGCCCAGCCGCGGGGCCGGTCCGAGCCGCAGCGGCCCGTGGAGCTGGTGATGGTGGAGGTGCAGCGGCCTCCGCCTCCTCCCGAGGTGAAGGAGGAGCCCAAGCCCGAGCCGCCCAAGCCGCGCGCCGTCCCCCGGCCTCCTCCCGTGAAGGTGGCTGTGGCTCCCCGGCCGCTGCCGCCTCCTCCGGTGGACGCTCCGCCTCCGCCCAATGATGCGCCGCCGCCCACGAAGACGGCGCCCCTGGTCGTGGGAATCTCCATGTCCTCCACGACGAGCGCGGGAGGCTTCGGGGCGCCGGTAGGCAATACGCTGTATGGGCGCACGGCGGACAAGGCCCTCGAGGCCAAGGAGGTGAAGGCCTATTCGGCGCCGAAGTACACGCCCATCTACCAGGTGGACAGCGAGCCCCGGCTGGCCAACGAGGTGAAGATTCCCTACCCGGAGGAGGCGCGGCGGGCAGGCATCGAGGGCACGGTGACGCTGTCCATCACCATCGACCCCGAGGGGCGCGTGGTGGCCGCGCGCGTGGTGTCGGGCCCGGGCTACGGGCTGAACGAGGCGGCACGCGACGCCATTCTGCGCTTCCGCTTCAAGCCCGCCATCAAGGGCGGCGAGGCCGTCTCCACTGAAATGAAGTACTCGTACACATTCCTGCTCGACTGA
- a CDS encoding caspase family protein → MVGALILLGATGAAASPVEEPRASIRRYALIIGSSEGGAGRERLRYASSDALALSQVMEELGGVAPGDRLLLLEADRAALLTAIARMGRLISSTSPTEARRELVLYYSGHSDSEGLLPRGERLAYTELRRLLSEVPVDVRIAILDSCGSGALTRFKGGVSRLSFLSDISSQVRGHAFLASSSADEVAQEADSIGASFFTHFLISGLRGAADADGDGRVTLNEAYQFAYRETLARTERTQGGPQHAAYDIQLAGSGDLVMTDLRGAQSRLTLAEPVEGHLFVRNWGNQLIAELRKQPGRRLMLRLDPGQYHVTLERSSQRFEAELTVAKGGETKLGTADFVPMTVMRTAQRGGGPVLAEPAVAVDAPVVAVNLSLVPPLATNMLLGPRTLNHVSFGVLGTRSQQVRGLAVAGGMSWVDGTMEGLQASGLANVAGGEVWGGQVALGGNLAFGNGRGVQVAGLVNIAEGSFTGFQLSGTANRTDAELRGVQGGAVNTAEVVKGVQIGLINIAGDVTGTQVGLLNVGNEVRGLQLGLLNIAEDVTVPIGALNIVRKGRLSFELWADDVAPANVGLKYGSERVYVLVVEGVQPWERTYRSFSFVGLGLHFSLAPRTYLDVDVSAGSWRRQLFGEKPSNALGRLRVMVGWELKRRLALFAGASLSYYDAPQDDEDREVSWMPQWTVGGGSPPARLWPGLLLGVRI, encoded by the coding sequence ATGGTGGGCGCGCTGATCCTCTTGGGGGCAACTGGAGCCGCCGCGTCCCCGGTGGAGGAGCCGCGCGCCTCCATCCGGCGCTATGCCCTCATCATTGGCTCCAGCGAGGGCGGGGCGGGCCGCGAGCGCCTGCGCTACGCCAGCTCGGACGCGCTGGCTCTCTCCCAGGTGATGGAGGAGCTGGGCGGGGTGGCTCCCGGGGACCGGCTGTTGCTGCTGGAGGCGGATCGGGCCGCGCTGTTGACGGCCATCGCTCGGATGGGCCGGCTCATCTCCAGCACGTCCCCCACGGAGGCCCGGCGGGAGCTGGTGCTCTACTACTCGGGCCACTCGGACTCGGAGGGGCTGCTGCCTCGCGGCGAGCGCCTGGCTTACACCGAGCTGCGCCGGCTGCTCTCCGAGGTTCCGGTGGATGTGCGCATCGCCATCCTCGATTCCTGTGGCTCCGGCGCGCTCACCCGCTTCAAGGGCGGCGTGAGCCGGTTGTCCTTTCTCTCGGACATCTCGTCGCAGGTGCGGGGCCACGCGTTTCTCGCCTCCAGCTCCGCGGACGAGGTGGCGCAAGAGGCGGACTCCATTGGCGCCTCCTTCTTCACGCACTTTCTCATCTCCGGTCTGCGCGGCGCCGCGGACGCGGATGGAGATGGCCGCGTCACACTGAATGAGGCGTACCAGTTCGCCTACCGCGAGACGCTCGCGCGCACCGAGCGCACCCAAGGCGGGCCCCAGCACGCGGCCTATGACATCCAGCTCGCGGGCAGCGGCGATCTGGTGATGACGGACCTGCGCGGCGCCCAGTCCCGGCTGACGCTGGCGGAGCCGGTCGAGGGCCACCTCTTCGTGCGCAACTGGGGCAATCAGCTCATCGCGGAGCTGCGGAAGCAGCCCGGGCGACGGTTGATGCTCCGGCTGGATCCGGGGCAATACCACGTCACGCTGGAGCGCTCCTCGCAGCGCTTCGAGGCCGAGCTGACGGTGGCCAAGGGGGGCGAGACGAAGCTGGGCACGGCGGACTTCGTGCCCATGACGGTGATGCGCACGGCCCAGCGCGGCGGAGGCCCGGTGCTCGCGGAGCCGGCCGTCGCCGTGGATGCGCCTGTCGTGGCGGTGAACCTGTCCCTCGTGCCACCGCTGGCCACCAACATGCTGCTGGGCCCTCGCACCCTCAACCATGTCTCGTTCGGAGTGCTGGGGACACGCTCCCAGCAAGTGCGAGGGCTGGCGGTGGCGGGGGGGATGAGCTGGGTGGATGGGACGATGGAGGGGCTCCAGGCCTCGGGGCTCGCCAACGTGGCGGGCGGCGAGGTGTGGGGAGGGCAGGTGGCGCTCGGCGGAAATCTCGCGTTCGGAAATGGGCGAGGCGTGCAGGTGGCCGGGCTGGTCAACATCGCCGAGGGCTCCTTCACCGGATTCCAGTTGAGCGGCACCGCCAACCGGACGGACGCGGAGCTGCGCGGTGTGCAGGGCGGCGCCGTCAACACGGCGGAGGTGGTGAAGGGCGTGCAGATCGGCCTCATCAACATCGCTGGAGACGTCACCGGCACTCAGGTGGGCCTCCTCAACGTGGGCAACGAGGTGCGGGGCCTTCAGCTGGGGCTGCTCAATATCGCCGAGGATGTGACGGTGCCCATCGGCGCTCTCAACATCGTGCGCAAGGGGCGCCTGTCCTTCGAGCTGTGGGCAGATGACGTCGCTCCCGCGAACGTGGGCCTGAAGTACGGCAGCGAGCGCGTCTATGTGCTGGTGGTCGAGGGCGTCCAGCCCTGGGAGAGGACGTACCGCAGCTTCTCGTTCGTGGGCCTCGGGCTCCATTTCTCTCTGGCCCCGCGGACCTACCTGGACGTGGACGTGAGCGCGGGCTCGTGGCGGCGGCAGCTCTTCGGGGAGAAGCCGTCGAATGCCCTCGGACGGCTCCGGGTGATGGTGGGCTGGGAGCTGAAGCGGCGGCTCGCCCTCTTCGCCGGGGCGTCGCTGAGCTACTACGACGCGCCCCAGGACGACGAGGATCGGGAGGTGAGCTGGATGCCGCAGTGGACGGTGGGAGGAGGCTCCCCTCCGGCTCGTCTCTGGCCCGGTCTGCTCCTCGGTGTGCGCATCTGA
- a CDS encoding SDR family NAD(P)-dependent oxidoreductase, translating to MSKHQGKVAVVTGGTSGIGFATAQRLVNEGAKVFITGRRQAELDAAVQKLGKNATGVQGDTSKLADLDRLYATVKREAGHIDILFANAGGGEFLPLSDLTEAHFDQTFGSNVKGVVFTVQKALPLFREGGSIILNGSNVSTKGAAAFSVYAATKAALRSFARSWILELKERKIRVNVVSPGPIDTPGLDGLAKTPEQKAQFKASLVASVPLGRLGQPDEIAKVVSFLASDDSSFVTGTELFADGGASQI from the coding sequence ATGAGCAAGCATCAGGGCAAGGTGGCCGTCGTTACGGGTGGTACCTCGGGCATTGGCTTCGCCACGGCGCAGCGGCTGGTCAACGAGGGAGCGAAGGTGTTCATCACGGGCCGGCGGCAGGCCGAGCTCGACGCCGCAGTCCAGAAGCTGGGAAAGAACGCCACGGGCGTGCAGGGGGACACCTCAAAGCTCGCGGACCTGGATCGGCTCTACGCCACGGTGAAGCGCGAGGCCGGGCACATCGACATCCTCTTCGCGAACGCGGGCGGCGGTGAGTTCCTCCCGCTGAGTGACCTCACCGAGGCGCACTTCGACCAGACCTTCGGCAGCAACGTGAAGGGTGTGGTGTTCACCGTGCAGAAGGCGCTGCCGCTGTTCCGCGAAGGGGGTTCGATCATCCTGAATGGCTCGAACGTCTCCACCAAGGGCGCCGCGGCCTTCAGCGTGTACGCCGCGACCAAGGCCGCCCTGCGGTCCTTCGCCCGCAGCTGGATCCTCGAGCTGAAGGAGCGGAAGATCCGCGTCAATGTCGTCAGCCCGGGGCCCATCGACACTCCGGGACTCGACGGGCTGGCCAAGACTCCAGAGCAGAAGGCGCAGTTCAAGGCGAGCCTCGTGGCGTCCGTTCCCCTGGGCCGGCTGGGTCAGCCTGACGAGATCGCCAAGGTCGTCTCGTTCCTCGCCTCGGACGACAGCAGCTTTGTCACGGGCACGGAGCTGTTCGCCGATGGCGGCGCATCGCAGATCTGA
- a CDS encoding MotA/TolQ/ExbB proton channel family protein, with protein MQSMGLMAQAPAEGVGWLSGKLLGVTLSSAEWVLWVLVVLSVISVAIMLERALYFARHRLPDSEALAVRLARGEFDAVREAVKGQRGMEAAVVREALASAGQGADTVEQVIASTMARERPQYERFLSFLGTLGNNAPFIGLFGTVLGIIKAFHDLGSMQVKGAAIQQTVMAGISEALVATAVGLAVAIPAVVAFNVFNRQLKTLTSRTTALGHALVGSLRSEAR; from the coding sequence ATGCAATCCATGGGGTTGATGGCCCAGGCTCCTGCTGAGGGAGTGGGGTGGCTCAGCGGCAAGTTGCTCGGGGTGACGCTCTCCAGCGCGGAGTGGGTGCTCTGGGTGCTGGTGGTCCTGTCGGTGATCTCCGTGGCCATCATGCTGGAGCGCGCGCTGTACTTCGCGCGCCATCGGCTGCCGGACTCGGAGGCGTTGGCGGTGCGGCTGGCTCGCGGCGAGTTCGACGCCGTGCGCGAGGCGGTGAAGGGCCAGCGCGGCATGGAGGCGGCCGTTGTCCGTGAGGCCCTGGCCTCCGCCGGGCAGGGCGCCGACACCGTGGAGCAGGTGATTGCCTCCACCATGGCCCGCGAGCGCCCCCAGTACGAGCGCTTCCTGTCCTTTCTGGGCACGCTGGGCAACAACGCCCCGTTCATCGGGTTGTTTGGCACGGTGCTCGGCATCATCAAGGCGTTCCATGATCTGGGCTCCATGCAGGTCAAGGGCGCGGCCATCCAGCAGACGGTCATGGCGGGCATCTCCGAGGCGCTCGTGGCCACGGCGGTAGGCTTGGCGGTGGCCATTCCCGCGGTGGTGGCCTTCAACGTCTTCAACCGTCAGCTCAAGACGCTCACCAGCCGCACCACCGCCCTGGGCCATGCGCTCGTGGGCAGCCTGCGCTCGGAGGCTCGCTAG
- a CDS encoding esterase family protein, whose protein sequence is MSHVDPNLRREIFGWHSHRLGMDMPVVRYGHWGPALLLFPTAGGDFLEAERMGLIQAVAHHLFSGRVQIFSIDSINNHAWLNHGVPIHEKARRQVLYSEYIADEVVPHIRGVLQNGSARIGATGASFGAFHAANAFFRRPDLFDTLLAMGGIYDLQPQFLHGFWNDDVYYNNPASYVPNLSEGHAMDLLRHHSRIHLVSSRGQWEHPHLTEHFSHLLHQRGIPHTLDIWGHDMPHDWQTWHRQLDYYLSERWG, encoded by the coding sequence ATGTCACACGTCGACCCGAACCTTCGCCGCGAAATCTTCGGCTGGCACAGCCACCGCCTGGGCATGGACATGCCCGTCGTCCGCTATGGCCACTGGGGCCCGGCGCTGCTGCTCTTCCCCACCGCGGGCGGAGACTTCCTCGAGGCCGAGCGCATGGGCCTCATCCAGGCGGTGGCCCACCACCTCTTCTCGGGCCGCGTGCAGATCTTCAGCATCGACAGCATCAACAACCACGCCTGGCTCAACCACGGCGTGCCCATCCACGAGAAGGCGCGCCGCCAGGTGCTCTACTCCGAGTACATCGCGGACGAGGTCGTCCCGCACATTCGCGGGGTGCTGCAGAACGGCTCGGCGCGCATTGGCGCTACGGGGGCGAGCTTCGGCGCCTTCCACGCGGCCAACGCCTTCTTCCGGAGGCCGGACCTCTTCGACACGCTGCTGGCGATGGGCGGCATCTACGACTTGCAGCCGCAGTTCCTGCACGGCTTCTGGAACGACGACGTCTACTACAACAACCCCGCCTCCTACGTGCCCAACCTGTCGGAGGGGCACGCCATGGATCTGCTGCGCCACCACAGCCGCATCCACCTGGTGTCCAGCCGAGGCCAGTGGGAGCACCCGCACCTCACCGAGCACTTCAGCCACCTGCTGCACCAGCGCGGCATCCCTCACACCCTCGACATCTGGGGGCATGACATGCCGCACGACTGGCAGACCTGGCACCGGCAGCTCGACTACTACCTCTCCGAGCGCTGGGGCTGA
- a CDS encoding TonB family protein, with protein sequence MSSNLKTRAALIAASLLMGASSLAQEQNPSPASAAETPKPAAQLTKAPVLVKPVEAKYPPEAAAQGLTADVRLIITIAEDGTVSDAQLAEPVGHGFDEAALEAVRAFQFSPAEVDGVPAPVQVEYVYHFTLSATAEAAPDAAPEQVQKPLATLTGTLISRGSRSRVPGATVRCGDDPEAPEALSDEEGHFTLQVEPGECAVRVVASNFQRYQTTEQLKPNETTEIVFYLVPTGGAFETVVRSERPKKEVVRRTVSREEAQKTPGTFGDPIRVIQALPGVARAPFISGELLVRGSNPGQSATLMDGVRIPLLFHLGAGPSVVNAEFIDSLDFYPGGYGSQYGRAVGGVVDVATRKGASDTLHGSVKVDAMDAGFFIEAPLTDGISVAASARRSYLDALLPLVLPKEEGSTLSVVPRYWDYQFRVDFGERSKEAPVAGAARSTGHIMAFGADDQLTLVSSGEEQDRDLKLGTHSHFHRVKGDWTYRKGNLTSVFTPYVGLDKGSLEFGSFQQDTTLYSLGARQTLSMELSSSLTLRTGLDVYFEHFLVEVQVPAPGGTEYVPFPGAEPEAELLREELSINGFDGGLFVEADYKLGAFTLTPGVRGNLQRSRGARNLALDPRLWLRYSASERTTLKGSAGLYSQAPETYQFITLPYGNPKLLYQRAFQTSLGAEHRLTDALSVDVTGFFNRRFKNVVAPGQLLSLDGGGVIQERYSNDGVGKALGVELMVKKERASSSDKVHGWLSYTFSRAEDGRAGPLPAVNGGGFGESTTENAYGLSQWDQTHILTVVAGYVLGDGWELGGRFRFTSGRPVTPISHGYDIYLSDGNTFEPTRGPYFSARADSFHQLDVRVDKSWQFQSWTLTAYLDVQNLYNRENVEFVLDDYRYREQYALPGLPLLPIVGMKGSF encoded by the coding sequence ATGTCCTCGAACCTGAAGACGAGGGCTGCGCTCATCGCAGCCTCGCTCCTGATGGGTGCGTCTTCGCTCGCCCAGGAGCAGAACCCTTCGCCGGCTTCCGCCGCGGAGACACCGAAGCCCGCCGCACAGCTCACCAAGGCTCCGGTCCTGGTGAAGCCCGTGGAGGCGAAGTACCCGCCCGAGGCCGCCGCCCAGGGGCTCACCGCCGACGTGCGGCTCATCATCACCATCGCCGAAGACGGTACCGTCTCCGACGCGCAGCTCGCCGAGCCGGTGGGCCACGGCTTCGACGAGGCCGCGCTCGAGGCGGTGCGCGCCTTCCAGTTCTCTCCCGCGGAGGTGGACGGAGTCCCGGCCCCGGTGCAGGTAGAGTACGTCTACCACTTCACCCTCTCCGCGACCGCCGAGGCCGCCCCAGACGCCGCGCCCGAGCAGGTGCAGAAGCCTCTGGCGACGCTCACCGGAACGCTCATCTCCCGAGGCAGCCGCTCGCGTGTGCCGGGGGCCACCGTGCGCTGCGGAGATGACCCCGAGGCGCCCGAGGCGCTCTCGGACGAGGAGGGCCACTTCACCCTTCAGGTCGAGCCGGGCGAGTGCGCGGTGCGCGTGGTGGCCTCGAACTTCCAGCGCTACCAGACGACGGAGCAGCTGAAGCCCAACGAGACGACGGAGATCGTCTTCTACCTGGTGCCCACCGGCGGCGCCTTCGAGACGGTGGTGCGCTCGGAGCGGCCCAAGAAGGAGGTGGTGCGCCGCACGGTGTCTCGCGAGGAGGCGCAGAAGACGCCGGGCACCTTTGGCGATCCCATCCGCGTCATCCAGGCGCTGCCGGGCGTGGCGCGCGCTCCCTTCATCTCGGGCGAGCTGCTGGTGCGCGGCTCCAACCCGGGTCAGAGCGCGACACTGATGGACGGAGTGCGCATCCCCCTCTTGTTTCACCTGGGGGCCGGCCCCTCGGTGGTCAACGCCGAGTTCATCGACTCGCTCGATTTCTACCCGGGCGGCTATGGCAGCCAGTATGGCCGCGCGGTGGGCGGCGTGGTGGACGTGGCCACGCGCAAGGGCGCCAGCGACACGCTGCACGGCTCGGTGAAGGTGGATGCGATGGATGCGGGCTTCTTCATTGAGGCCCCCCTCACGGACGGGATCAGCGTGGCCGCCTCGGCCCGGCGCTCCTACCTCGACGCGCTGTTGCCCCTCGTGCTCCCCAAGGAGGAGGGGAGCACGCTGTCGGTAGTGCCGCGCTACTGGGACTACCAGTTCCGTGTGGACTTCGGCGAACGCTCCAAGGAGGCCCCCGTGGCCGGAGCCGCGCGCAGCACCGGCCACATCATGGCCTTCGGCGCGGACGATCAGCTCACCCTCGTGTCCTCCGGCGAGGAGCAAGATCGGGACCTGAAGCTTGGCACGCACTCCCATTTCCACCGCGTCAAGGGCGACTGGACGTACCGGAAGGGCAACCTCACCTCCGTCTTCACGCCCTACGTGGGCTTGGACAAGGGCAGCCTGGAGTTCGGCAGCTTCCAGCAGGACACCACCCTCTACTCCCTGGGCGCGCGCCAGACGCTGTCGATGGAGCTGTCCTCCTCGCTCACCCTGCGCACGGGCCTGGATGTGTACTTCGAGCACTTTCTCGTGGAGGTGCAGGTCCCCGCGCCCGGGGGCACCGAGTACGTGCCCTTCCCCGGGGCCGAGCCCGAGGCGGAGCTGCTGCGCGAGGAGCTCAGCATCAACGGCTTCGACGGCGGGCTGTTCGTGGAGGCGGACTACAAGCTGGGCGCCTTCACCCTCACCCCGGGCGTGCGCGGCAACCTCCAGCGTTCGAGAGGCGCGAGAAACCTGGCCCTGGATCCGCGGCTGTGGCTCCGGTACTCGGCCAGTGAGCGGACCACCCTCAAGGGCTCGGCGGGTCTCTACAGCCAGGCCCCGGAGACGTACCAGTTCATCACGCTGCCCTACGGAAACCCGAAGCTCCTCTACCAGCGCGCCTTCCAGACCAGCCTCGGAGCGGAGCACCGCCTCACGGACGCGCTGAGCGTGGATGTGACGGGCTTCTTCAACCGCCGCTTCAAGAACGTGGTGGCGCCAGGGCAGCTCCTCTCCCTCGACGGGGGCGGCGTCATCCAGGAGCGCTACAGCAACGACGGCGTCGGCAAGGCCCTGGGCGTGGAGCTGATGGTGAAGAAGGAGCGCGCCTCCTCCTCTGACAAGGTGCACGGCTGGCTGTCGTACACCTTCAGCCGCGCCGAGGATGGGCGCGCAGGGCCACTGCCCGCCGTCAATGGCGGCGGCTTCGGCGAGTCCACCACCGAGAACGCCTACGGCCTGAGCCAGTGGGACCAGACGCACATCCTCACCGTGGTGGCCGGCTATGTGCTGGGCGACGGCTGGGAGCTGGGCGGGCGCTTCCGCTTCACCAGTGGCCGGCCGGTGACGCCGATCTCGCACGGCTACGACATCTACCTCTCGGACGGCAACACCTTCGAGCCCACGCGGGGCCCGTACTTCTCCGCGCGCGCGGACAGCTTCCACCAGCTCGATGTGCGCGTGGACAAGAGCTGGCAGTTCCAGAGCTGGACGCTCACTGCGTACCTGGATGTGCAGAACCTCTACAACCGGGAGAACGTCGAGTTCGTCCTCGACGACTACCGCTACCGCGAGCAGTACGCGCTGCCGGGCCTCCCGCTGCTCCCCATCGTTGGCATGAAAGGAAGCTTCTGA